Proteins encoded in a region of the Streptomyces sp. NBC_00258 genome:
- a CDS encoding SDR family oxidoreductase has translation MKVVVFDDGGLMGVETALWVRDHGHEVGMVSAPMGLDSLTPEEVADALHDCAVVIDLAHQPSPATGTFPTRNGQAGDEAAHLGSWLSSTGRLLRAAIAGGVRHHVCLSAVGVDRVQGEGAFRALQAREAMIECSGTSYSILRSTQLFESAEGIADTATEDGVVQVPALRVQPVSLTDVAMYLAHIAVSRPLGGVREIAGPEQFGLDRFIRIALATDADCRPVRTHARSPFFGARPRPVDLLPGADAFVAQTSYREWLAGRPAPEVSS, from the coding sequence ATGAAGGTCGTGGTGTTCGACGACGGCGGACTCATGGGCGTCGAGACAGCTCTGTGGGTCAGAGACCACGGGCACGAGGTGGGCATGGTCTCGGCGCCCATGGGGCTCGACTCCCTCACGCCGGAGGAGGTCGCCGACGCCCTGCACGACTGTGCGGTGGTGATCGATCTCGCTCATCAACCGTCCCCGGCCACCGGCACGTTCCCGACGAGGAACGGTCAGGCCGGGGACGAGGCGGCTCACCTCGGTTCGTGGCTCAGCTCCACCGGCCGACTCCTCCGTGCCGCGATCGCCGGCGGGGTGCGACACCATGTGTGCCTTTCCGCGGTCGGCGTGGACCGGGTGCAAGGTGAAGGCGCCTTCCGGGCGCTGCAGGCGCGGGAAGCCATGATCGAGTGCTCCGGCACCTCCTACTCCATCCTCCGCAGCACACAGTTGTTCGAGTCCGCCGAGGGAATCGCGGACACGGCCACCGAGGACGGAGTCGTCCAGGTGCCAGCGCTGAGGGTGCAGCCGGTGTCCTTGACGGACGTGGCGATGTACCTCGCGCACATCGCGGTGTCCCGGCCCCTGGGCGGAGTGCGTGAGATCGCCGGTCCCGAACAGTTCGGGCTGGACCGGTTCATACGTATCGCCCTTGCGACGGACGCGGACTGCCGGCCCGTCCGCACACACGCCCGCAGCCCCTTCTTCGGCGCCCGTCCGCGCCCCGTGGACCTTCTTCCGGGCGCCGACGCCTTCGTCGCGCAGACCAGCTACCGGGAATGGCTCGCAGGCCGCCCCGCGCCCGAGGTCAGTTCCTGA
- a CDS encoding sigma factor yields the protein MPATGTQTTTEPAIARPARDDDMDAALDTFLAERTRLFRIAYRILGDVTGAEDVVQEVWLRWQLTQRAEIDNPAAFLVTATTRLAINVVRSARHRHEVPVEPQLADPGDRAAPDPVLSVERTVAVEGALALLMARLTPDRLAAYVLRKGFGYAYAELAGLLRISAPNARVVVHRAQARLESGRERPVPVESHRRLAAAFRTAAHTGDLDGLVKVLAPEGQVRRMPPAPGPAARPVRHAA from the coding sequence ATGCCCGCGACCGGCACGCAGACGACGACCGAACCCGCGATCGCCCGGCCGGCCCGGGACGACGACATGGACGCCGCCCTCGACACCTTCCTGGCCGAGCGGACACGGCTCTTCCGTATCGCCTACCGCATTCTCGGCGACGTCACCGGAGCCGAGGACGTGGTCCAGGAGGTGTGGCTGCGCTGGCAGCTCACCCAGCGCGCGGAGATCGACAATCCGGCCGCGTTCCTGGTGACGGCCACGACCCGGCTGGCCATCAACGTCGTCCGCTCCGCTCGGCATCGCCACGAGGTCCCGGTCGAGCCGCAGTTGGCCGACCCCGGTGACCGGGCCGCCCCGGACCCCGTGCTGAGCGTCGAGCGGACCGTTGCGGTCGAGGGGGCCCTGGCCCTGCTCATGGCGCGGCTGACGCCGGACCGGCTGGCCGCCTACGTACTGCGCAAGGGTTTCGGCTACGCCTACGCCGAACTGGCAGGGCTGCTGCGGATCAGCGCCCCGAACGCACGCGTGGTGGTCCACCGGGCGCAGGCCCGTCTGGAGTCCGGCCGGGAGCGCCCGGTCCCCGTGGAGTCGCACCGTCGCCTCGCCGCCGCGTTCCGGACAGCCGCCCACACCGGCGACCTGGACGGCCTGGTGAAGGTGCTCGCCCCCGAAGGCCAGGTGCGCCGAATGCCGCCGGCGCCCGGCCCCGCCGCCCGGCCCGTCCGGCACGCCGCGTGA
- a CDS encoding helix-turn-helix transcriptional regulator — translation MADRAALAAFLRARREALQPEDVGLPRGRRRRTGGLRREEVAALCDMSVDYYSRLEQPRGPHPSEQMLAALARGLRLSLEERDHLFRLGGHGVPRRVRREDHVDPGMMRILDRLEDTPALVMNHLGETLKQTCPAVALLGDVTAYTGLARSAHYRWFTDPASRLIRPGGEHAEQSRLMVADLHGACTRDGAHSRAAELVDALIEESSEFADIWRKRPVLGPACAPKRFLHPQLGTLDLHCQTLVDPDQSQRLVVYTATPGTESHTNVRLLSPLPAHLSQNRSVPGR, via the coding sequence ATGGCGGACCGAGCAGCTCTGGCAGCCTTTCTCCGGGCCCGCCGCGAGGCGCTCCAGCCGGAGGACGTCGGCCTTCCCCGTGGGCGCCGCAGGCGCACCGGAGGACTGCGCCGCGAGGAGGTCGCGGCACTGTGCGACATGTCGGTGGACTACTACAGCCGCCTCGAGCAGCCACGAGGCCCCCACCCCTCCGAGCAGATGCTCGCCGCGCTGGCCCGCGGCCTGCGCCTGTCCCTGGAGGAGCGGGACCACCTCTTCCGGCTCGGAGGGCATGGCGTGCCGCGCCGGGTGCGGAGGGAGGATCACGTCGATCCGGGAATGATGCGCATCCTGGACCGGCTCGAGGACACTCCCGCCCTGGTGATGAACCACCTCGGGGAAACGCTGAAGCAGACATGTCCGGCCGTGGCACTGCTGGGCGACGTGACGGCGTACACCGGACTGGCCCGCAGCGCCCACTACCGCTGGTTCACCGACCCCGCCTCCCGCCTGATCCGCCCGGGGGGCGAGCACGCGGAGCAGAGCCGTCTGATGGTGGCGGATCTCCACGGTGCCTGCACCCGCGACGGCGCGCACTCGCGGGCCGCCGAACTCGTGGACGCGCTCATCGAGGAGAGCTCCGAGTTCGCCGACATCTGGCGGAAGCGTCCCGTACTGGGGCCCGCCTGCGCTCCCAAGCGTTTTCTCCACCCCCAGCTCGGGACGCTGGACCTGCACTGCCAGACACTCGTCGACCCCGACCAGTCCCAGCGGCTCGTCGTCTACACCGCCACACCGGGAACCGAGAGCCACACCAATGTGCGACTGCTGTCCCCGCTCCCCGCTCACCTGTCACAGAACCGGTCGGTGCCCGGTCGTTAG
- a CDS encoding GNAT family N-acetyltransferase: MAQPALMTSVFANFRQYLLGWGTERWPADGVDRFRSGLAAPQFNGVVRLLSPSAVGAVRRELTGVPWWWWVGPDSPENTAGLLRRHGGRQVTSLPVMVRSLAPPTGPQEAHAGLRVERVRDAERLAELVGTYRTSMGVGPELQAGMVRIESRREDNADIVRLAAVLEERVVGTTVVIAAHGVAGIFLVHVSEAHRRRGVGAALTAAALRVGRERGMGAAALVASPAGEALYRRFGFTPVWAYRLFDFPA, from the coding sequence ATGGCGCAACCCGCGCTGATGACTTCGGTGTTCGCCAACTTCCGTCAGTACCTGCTGGGTTGGGGTACGGAGAGGTGGCCGGCAGACGGCGTCGACCGGTTTCGCAGCGGACTGGCCGCCCCTCAGTTCAACGGCGTGGTGCGGCTACTGTCGCCGTCAGCGGTCGGGGCGGTTCGCCGGGAGCTGACGGGAGTGCCCTGGTGGTGGTGGGTCGGGCCCGACAGTCCGGAGAACACGGCCGGTCTCCTGCGACGCCACGGCGGACGGCAGGTCACAAGCCTTCCGGTCATGGTGCGCTCACTCGCGCCGCCGACCGGACCGCAGGAAGCGCACGCGGGGCTGCGGGTGGAACGGGTCCGGGATGCGGAACGGCTGGCTGAACTGGTCGGCACGTACCGGACCTCGATGGGTGTCGGGCCCGAACTGCAGGCCGGGATGGTGCGCATCGAGTCGCGGCGCGAGGACAACGCGGACATCGTCCGCCTGGCCGCGGTGCTGGAGGAAAGGGTGGTCGGGACCACTGTGGTGATCGCCGCCCACGGCGTGGCCGGGATCTTCCTCGTTCATGTGTCCGAGGCGCACCGCCGGCGGGGTGTCGGTGCGGCGTTGACAGCTGCCGCGCTCCGGGTGGGGCGGGAGCGGGGCATGGGCGCGGCAGCACTCGTGGCTAGTCCCGCCGGTGAGGCGCTGTACCGGCGGTTCGGCTTCACGCCGGTGTGGGCGTATCGCCTGTTCGACTTCCCTGCCTGA
- a CDS encoding Dyp-type peroxidase, which produces MSGGVEEPVPQTILSPLTSAAIFLVVTIDEGGERTVRELLPDIGSLERAVGFRAHPDGLLSCVTGVGSHAWDRLFAGERPARLRSFKELHGSRHRAVATPGDLLFHIRAARQDLCLALATEIMSRLRGAVTVQDEVHGFQYFEERDLLGFVDGTENPTGAQAPAAVLVGEEDPCFAGGSHVVVQKYLHDLDAWEALPVEAQERVIGRRKLSDVELAEDVKPPDSHVALTTVTDADGTEREILRDNMPVGTVGTEEFGTYFIGYARSPEVTETMLERMFLGAETVSHDRILDFSTAVTGALFFTPSADFLEDLPELPDSQSRSADATVSHRPGPTGLQDETPRSQTSGTRSSCDQHR; this is translated from the coding sequence ATGTCCGGAGGGGTCGAGGAACCCGTGCCTCAGACGATCTTGTCTCCACTGACCAGTGCGGCGATCTTCCTGGTCGTCACGATTGACGAAGGCGGCGAGAGGACCGTTCGCGAACTCCTCCCGGACATCGGCTCACTGGAACGTGCCGTGGGGTTCCGCGCCCACCCCGACGGCCTGCTCAGCTGTGTGACCGGCGTCGGGTCCCACGCCTGGGACCGCCTGTTCGCCGGAGAACGCCCGGCCCGTCTGCGCTCCTTCAAGGAACTGCACGGCTCGCGGCACCGAGCCGTCGCCACCCCTGGCGACCTACTGTTCCACATACGCGCCGCGCGACAGGACCTGTGCTTAGCCCTCGCCACCGAGATCATGAGCCGACTGCGCGGAGCGGTCACGGTGCAGGACGAAGTACACGGCTTCCAGTACTTCGAGGAACGAGACCTCCTCGGGTTCGTCGACGGCACGGAGAACCCCACGGGTGCCCAGGCACCGGCCGCTGTGCTCGTAGGGGAGGAGGATCCCTGCTTCGCAGGCGGCAGTCACGTGGTGGTGCAGAAGTACCTCCATGACCTCGACGCCTGGGAAGCCCTGCCGGTCGAAGCCCAGGAGCGGGTGATCGGCCGACGGAAACTCTCCGACGTGGAACTGGCGGAGGACGTCAAACCGCCGGACTCCCACGTCGCCCTCACCACCGTGACGGACGCGGACGGCACCGAGAGGGAGATCCTCCGCGACAACATGCCGGTCGGCACGGTGGGCACCGAGGAGTTCGGTACGTACTTCATCGGGTACGCCCGCAGCCCCGAAGTCACCGAGACGATGCTGGAGCGCATGTTCCTGGGCGCGGAAACGGTGTCGCACGACCGGATCCTGGACTTCTCCACCGCAGTCACGGGCGCCCTGTTCTTCACGCCGTCCGCGGACTTCCTGGAGGACCTGCCCGAACTCCCGGACAGCCAGAGCCGATCGGCCGACGCAACCGTGTCACACCGTCCGGGCCCCACCGGTCTTCAGGACGAGACACCGCGCTCCCAGACCAGTGGCACAAGGAGTTCATGTGACCAGCACCGCTGA
- a CDS encoding malonic semialdehyde reductase produces the protein MTTSVPLSRVSDEAKAALFADARTTYSFADTAVADATLTDIWELARWAPTAANLQPLRVLYVRTPQGKARLLPHLDEGNRPKSASAPAVAILAVDNRFHEHIPHILPIRPQMKEYFADDPAQRDSITSFNGPLQAGYFILSVRACGLAAGPMAGFDAAGIDKEFFPDSDWHSVLVVNIGHPAGPPEFDRMPRLAHEDAVAWA, from the coding sequence GTGACCACCTCGGTCCCCCTTTCCCGTGTCAGCGACGAAGCCAAAGCCGCGCTCTTCGCCGACGCGCGCACCACGTACTCCTTCGCCGACACGGCTGTCGCCGACGCGACGCTGACCGACATCTGGGAACTGGCCCGCTGGGCCCCGACCGCCGCGAACCTGCAGCCGCTGCGTGTCCTGTACGTCCGGACGCCTCAGGGCAAAGCACGCCTGCTGCCGCACCTCGACGAGGGGAACCGGCCCAAGTCGGCCTCCGCGCCCGCCGTCGCGATCCTGGCCGTGGACAACCGCTTCCACGAGCACATCCCGCACATCCTGCCGATCCGGCCCCAGATGAAGGAGTACTTCGCCGACGACCCCGCTCAGCGGGACAGCATCACGTCCTTCAACGGCCCTCTCCAGGCGGGCTACTTCATCCTCTCCGTCCGTGCCTGCGGCCTCGCTGCCGGACCGATGGCCGGCTTCGACGCCGCAGGGATCGACAAGGAGTTCTTCCCGGACAGCGACTGGCACTCCGTCCTCGTCGTGAACATCGGCCACCCGGCCGGTCCCCCGGAGTTCGACCGCATGCCGCGCCTCGCGCACGAGGACGCCGTCGCCTGGGCCTGA
- a CDS encoding FAD-binding protein yields the protein MSSLGHQLATSVLVVGAGGSGLRAAIEVAEAGVAVIAVAKRTAESTPAAMGTSGSAWPPAGSSPDDVCQRHAAETLREGRLLADPRTAQVVARYAERGFQDMGRYGPRRSGHPYDSAAFTGTHAGPGVHRALQTRAAELGIPVLTGVYVTQLLVDDGTVFGAYGFDLVDGSRYLVHADSVVLAAGGHTRIWRRTSSRRGESGGDAFRLAVEAGARLRDPELVQFHPLGLVGPEHVAGLLVDEAARGEGGVLLNNLGERFMARYDTERMERCSQDRVAAAAYTEIKEGRGTQAGGVWLDLSHLPRETVLTRLPLVHQTLLDVQTLDITRDPVEVTPTAQYSLGGVWVRPEDHSTDVNGLYVIGEAAGGLHGANRPEENSLIELLVYGRIAGRAAAEYSARLTVQQRSPAAVRAAESDVSRLLAANGDQNIRALLRSVRHLMTEHAGVVRDEAGLAAGLAGLAEIEARTAHAGIHIDIGGFQDLAYAYDLRSTLLAARATLECARERRETRGSHHRSDHPDVDPDLTATLMWSPATGVRREPVPPTPTHIAELVRDVSTDAGSPERRR from the coding sequence GTGTCATCGCTCGGACACCAGCTCGCCACATCCGTGCTCGTTGTGGGAGCCGGTGGATCAGGCCTCCGCGCGGCCATCGAGGTCGCGGAGGCCGGTGTCGCGGTCATCGCCGTGGCCAAGCGCACGGCCGAGAGCACGCCCGCGGCCATGGGAACCTCGGGCTCCGCGTGGCCGCCGGCCGGCTCCAGTCCCGACGACGTGTGTCAGCGGCATGCTGCCGAAACGCTGCGGGAGGGCCGTCTGCTGGCCGATCCCCGCACCGCCCAGGTCGTCGCCCGCTACGCCGAGCGGGGCTTCCAGGACATGGGACGCTACGGCCCGCGCCGGTCCGGCCACCCGTACGACAGCGCCGCGTTCACGGGCACACATGCCGGGCCGGGGGTGCACCGGGCACTGCAGACCCGCGCGGCGGAGCTCGGCATCCCCGTCCTCACCGGCGTGTACGTCACCCAGCTGCTGGTCGACGACGGAACGGTCTTCGGTGCCTACGGGTTCGACCTCGTCGACGGCTCGCGCTACCTCGTGCACGCAGACTCCGTGGTCCTCGCGGCAGGAGGGCACACCCGCATCTGGCGGCGCACGTCGTCGCGCCGTGGCGAAAGCGGCGGCGACGCCTTCCGCCTCGCCGTCGAGGCGGGCGCCCGGTTGCGCGACCCCGAGCTGGTGCAGTTCCATCCCCTTGGTCTGGTCGGGCCGGAGCACGTGGCCGGCCTGCTCGTCGACGAGGCGGCACGCGGTGAGGGCGGAGTGCTGCTCAACAACCTCGGTGAACGGTTCATGGCGCGCTACGACACCGAGCGCATGGAGCGCTGCAGCCAGGACAGGGTCGCCGCGGCCGCCTACACCGAGATCAAGGAGGGTCGCGGCACCCAGGCCGGCGGGGTGTGGCTCGATCTGTCCCATCTCCCGCGCGAGACCGTCCTGACACGGCTCCCACTAGTGCACCAGACCTTGCTGGACGTGCAGACACTCGACATCACCCGTGATCCGGTCGAGGTCACGCCGACTGCCCAGTATTCCCTGGGCGGGGTCTGGGTGAGACCCGAGGACCACAGCACCGATGTCAACGGGCTCTACGTGATCGGGGAGGCGGCCGGCGGACTGCACGGCGCGAACCGGCCGGAGGAGAACTCGTTGATCGAACTCCTCGTCTACGGCCGGATCGCGGGCCGGGCCGCGGCGGAGTACTCGGCCCGGCTCACCGTGCAGCAACGCTCCCCCGCGGCGGTGCGCGCCGCGGAGAGTGACGTGTCCCGCCTGCTGGCTGCCAACGGCGACCAGAACATCCGCGCCCTGCTGCGCTCGGTGCGCCACCTGATGACGGAACACGCCGGCGTCGTGCGCGACGAGGCCGGGCTCGCCGCCGGACTCGCCGGGCTCGCCGAGATCGAGGCTCGCACGGCTCACGCCGGGATCCACATCGACATCGGCGGCTTCCAGGACCTCGCGTACGCCTACGACCTCAGGTCCACCCTGCTCGCCGCGCGCGCGACACTGGAGTGCGCACGGGAGCGCAGGGAGACACGGGGCAGTCACCACCGGTCCGACCACCCTGATGTCGACCCCGACCTGACGGCCACTCTGATGTGGTCCCCGGCGACCGGGGTACGGCGCGAGCCCGTCCCGCCCACCCCCACCCATATCGCCGAGTTGGTGCGGGACGTCTCGACCGACGCCGGGTCACCGGAGCGGAGACGGTGA
- a CDS encoding winged helix-turn-helix transcriptional regulator, with amino-acid sequence MKEAADPRSPGAGDAPTGQHHPAACDGALTRAFGFLGKRWNGVILATLQHGPLGYAELRRAVDGISDSVLSERLSELSGAGLTVREVEPGPPVMVRYRLTPDGTALMPILSELAAWASRHLPETSTAPRHGKN; translated from the coding sequence ATGAAGGAAGCAGCGGACCCCCGATCGCCCGGTGCGGGCGACGCCCCTACCGGGCAGCACCATCCGGCGGCGTGCGACGGGGCTCTGACACGGGCCTTCGGCTTTCTCGGCAAGCGATGGAACGGCGTCATCCTGGCCACCTTGCAGCACGGGCCCCTGGGCTACGCCGAGTTGCGGCGTGCGGTGGACGGCATCAGCGACTCCGTCCTCTCGGAGCGCCTCTCCGAACTGTCCGGCGCGGGACTCACCGTGCGCGAGGTGGAGCCCGGACCGCCGGTCATGGTCCGGTACCGCCTCACCCCGGACGGAACGGCCCTCATGCCCATCCTCAGCGAACTGGCCGCGTGGGCGTCGCGTCACCTGCCGGAGACGTCGACCGCTCCGCGGCACGGCAAGAACTGA
- a CDS encoding helix-turn-helix transcriptional regulator, whose amino-acid sequence MIASPLPDLVGRQRECAALEDLLAGLSEGGPRILVVRGEAGTGKSVLLEYAAAQASRVKVTWAHGIEADMELPYASLHQVCTPFLGELDELPEPQRDALRVAFGMAAGDPPDRFLVGLAVLTLLTRASEARPVLVLVDDVQWLDQVSLQTLEFVARRLLAEAVAIAFSVRDPEGGAALNGLPTLRLEGLDTAAAGQLLESVVGGRLEKRVRDRFVTEMDGNPLALLEFSRGRSAAELAYGLDSSARPGAYGPVANRVERDFAGRIGSLPAATRTLLLIAAAEPVGDARLLVRAAARLEIVPYAAPAKAAGLIEFGESVRFRHPLVRSAVYQGATPEERRAVHRALADVTDPVLDPDRRAWHAAQATDGPNEDVAAGLEQAADRARQRGGIAAEAVLLERAAEVTPDAWARGRRALAAAEAHFSAAAPDRATELATVAELCPLSTLDRARLARLRARILFARSRSDEAAPLLLAAAAQFTAAGSPLARETYLEAISATIFAGRVHGPTGARAAAIAARNSGAPPSGSVAADRLLDGVAALLADEYETGVPALQGALDLLVHEELGTREAVMRWLLLVPVALEAFIHYAWDLHAWDALSGRAVRLARDVGALGALPPALIYAGGVHIHYGDFPEADRMIDEADALTAATGHAPHKYATLVLAAWRGEAEVATGIIDEARQRAEQTGEVSLLGAMGYIQGVLFNGLGRYEEALEAARAGIEHDGFNFTGLSLVEHVEAATRCGELDQARDSLAQLIELTRSADSGWARGAAARGQALLADGDAADRLYRTAIEEFERGDVAVEVARTHLLYGEWLRRSQRRSSAREQLRTAHEMFDGMRAHAFAERARRELLATGEHVRVREDRPTSALTPQESQVAALAADGMTNAKIGAELFISPHTVEWHLRKVYMKLGINSRRALPGALGDAPADDLHDEDTMRSA is encoded by the coding sequence ATGATCGCCAGCCCGCTTCCCGACCTGGTCGGCCGGCAACGCGAGTGCGCGGCGCTCGAGGACCTGCTGGCCGGGCTGAGCGAAGGCGGGCCTCGCATCCTGGTGGTCCGCGGCGAGGCCGGCACGGGGAAGTCGGTGCTGCTGGAGTACGCGGCCGCGCAGGCGTCGCGGGTGAAGGTGACCTGGGCGCATGGCATCGAGGCGGACATGGAGCTGCCCTACGCCAGCCTGCACCAGGTGTGCACACCGTTCCTCGGCGAGCTGGACGAACTTCCGGAACCTCAACGCGACGCCCTGCGCGTGGCGTTCGGCATGGCCGCCGGAGATCCCCCTGACCGTTTTCTCGTCGGACTCGCCGTGCTGACCCTGCTCACCCGGGCCTCCGAGGCCCGGCCGGTACTCGTCCTGGTCGACGACGTCCAGTGGCTGGACCAAGTGTCCCTGCAGACGCTGGAGTTCGTGGCGCGCCGACTGCTCGCCGAGGCCGTCGCCATTGCGTTCTCGGTGCGGGACCCCGAGGGCGGGGCCGCCCTCAACGGGCTGCCGACCCTTCGGCTGGAAGGTCTGGACACCGCCGCGGCCGGACAGCTCCTGGAATCCGTCGTCGGCGGCCGGCTGGAGAAGCGGGTCCGGGACCGGTTCGTGACGGAGATGGACGGCAACCCCCTCGCGCTGCTTGAGTTCTCCCGCGGCCGCAGCGCCGCCGAGCTGGCCTACGGACTCGACTCGTCGGCCCGGCCGGGCGCCTACGGGCCGGTCGCGAACCGCGTCGAACGCGACTTCGCCGGCCGGATCGGTTCCCTCCCGGCGGCGACGCGCACCCTGCTGCTGATCGCCGCGGCCGAACCGGTCGGTGACGCGCGCCTGCTGGTGCGCGCGGCCGCCCGGCTCGAGATCGTTCCCTACGCGGCACCGGCCAAGGCGGCCGGACTGATCGAGTTCGGGGAGTCCGTCAGGTTCCGGCATCCGCTGGTCCGTTCCGCCGTCTACCAGGGAGCCACACCCGAGGAACGCCGGGCGGTGCACCGGGCGCTGGCCGATGTCACGGACCCGGTGCTTGACCCCGACCGGCGCGCCTGGCATGCCGCCCAGGCCACCGACGGGCCGAACGAGGACGTCGCCGCCGGCCTTGAGCAGGCCGCCGACCGCGCACGGCAGCGCGGCGGCATCGCTGCCGAGGCGGTGCTGCTGGAGCGCGCGGCCGAGGTGACACCGGACGCGTGGGCGCGCGGCCGCCGGGCCCTCGCGGCTGCCGAGGCTCACTTCTCGGCCGCGGCGCCCGACCGGGCCACCGAACTCGCGACGGTGGCCGAACTGTGTCCCCTGAGCACTTTGGACCGTGCCCGGCTAGCGCGGCTGCGGGCCCGGATTCTCTTCGCCCGCAGCCGCAGCGACGAGGCGGCACCTCTGCTGCTGGCGGCCGCCGCGCAGTTCACTGCCGCCGGGTCGCCGCTGGCGCGCGAGACCTACCTGGAAGCGATCAGTGCGACCATCTTCGCCGGCCGCGTCCACGGCCCGACCGGCGCCCGCGCGGCGGCGATCGCTGCCCGCAACTCGGGGGCGCCCCCCTCCGGTTCGGTGGCCGCCGACCGTCTCCTCGACGGCGTCGCCGCGCTTCTCGCGGACGAGTACGAGACCGGAGTCCCGGCCTTGCAGGGCGCGCTGGACCTGCTCGTGCACGAGGAACTCGGGACCCGGGAAGCGGTCATGCGCTGGCTGCTGCTGGTCCCGGTCGCCCTGGAAGCGTTCATTCACTACGCCTGGGACCTGCACGCATGGGACGCGCTGTCGGGCCGGGCGGTTCGCCTGGCCCGCGACGTCGGAGCGCTCGGCGCGCTGCCCCCGGCCCTCATCTACGCCGGCGGAGTGCACATCCACTACGGAGACTTCCCCGAGGCCGACCGGATGATCGACGAGGCCGACGCGCTCACCGCTGCGACGGGCCACGCCCCGCACAAGTACGCGACCCTGGTCCTGGCCGCGTGGCGCGGCGAGGCGGAGGTCGCCACCGGCATCATCGACGAAGCCAGACAGCGGGCCGAACAGACCGGCGAGGTCTCCCTGTTGGGCGCCATGGGCTACATCCAGGGGGTGCTCTTCAACGGCCTGGGGCGCTACGAGGAGGCGCTGGAGGCCGCGCGTGCGGGCATCGAGCACGACGGATTCAACTTCACCGGTCTGTCGCTGGTGGAACACGTCGAGGCCGCTACCCGGTGCGGTGAACTCGACCAGGCCCGCGACTCGCTGGCCCAGCTGATCGAGCTCACCCGGTCCGCCGACTCCGGATGGGCCCGCGGCGCCGCCGCCCGCGGCCAGGCACTCCTCGCCGACGGCGACGCGGCCGACCGGCTGTACCGGACCGCGATCGAGGAGTTCGAGCGCGGGGATGTGGCCGTGGAAGTGGCGCGCACCCACCTGCTATACGGCGAGTGGCTGCGCCGCAGCCAGCGCCGCTCGTCGGCCCGGGAACAACTGCGTACGGCTCACGAGATGTTCGACGGCATGCGTGCGCACGCCTTCGCCGAGCGGGCCCGCCGCGAACTGCTCGCCACCGGCGAGCACGTCCGCGTGCGGGAGGACAGGCCGACCAGCGCCCTGACTCCCCAGGAGTCCCAGGTCGCCGCGCTCGCCGCCGACGGCATGACGAACGCGAAGATCGGCGCGGAGCTGTTCATCAGCCCGCACACCGTGGAGTGGCACCTGCGCAAGGTGTACATGAAGCTCGGCATCAACTCACGTCGCGCGCTGCCCGGTGCCCTGGGGGACGCCCCGGCCGATGACCTCCACGACGAGGACACGATGCGGAGCGCCTGA
- a CDS encoding antibiotic biosynthesis monooxygenase family protein, with amino-acid sequence MSQSLDAKTGVDGPVTVIKSYSVPVEEAERFIEVYQESAGIMAHQPGFLRSRLHRPLADAPDVRFVHIADWSSGLALDRATADPEWLSSLQRMFDDPGLHITSEPAGYRVVVQFEPS; translated from the coding sequence ATGAGTCAGTCCTTGGATGCGAAGACCGGCGTCGACGGCCCGGTCACGGTCATCAAGAGCTACAGCGTGCCGGTGGAGGAAGCTGAGCGTTTCATCGAGGTCTACCAGGAGAGCGCCGGGATCATGGCGCACCAGCCCGGTTTTCTCCGCTCCCGTCTGCACCGGCCGCTCGCCGACGCGCCCGACGTGCGGTTCGTCCACATCGCCGACTGGAGTTCGGGCCTCGCCCTCGACCGCGCCACCGCCGATCCCGAGTGGCTCTCCTCGCTGCAGCGGATGTTCGACGATCCCGGTCTCCACATCACCTCGGAACCCGCCGGCTACCGCGTGGTCGTCCAGTTCGAACCGTCCTGA